One stretch of Leadbetterella byssophila DSM 17132 DNA includes these proteins:
- a CDS encoding MotA/TolQ/ExbB proton channel family protein produces the protein MLLNLLLQVTDSTAVAAPVEINYFSLLLKGGFVVYPILVLLLITIYLGFERYFFIKSASQMDSGFIRSLKDNLVRGDIRAASALAKGTNKPISRILEKGINRIGKPVKDIESAMEIQSNLEVSKMEKNMGYLGLIAGVAPTLGFVGTISGIIRIFYEISTTGNFTIETISNGLYEKMIASFTGLIVGLIAYALYHGINMMIDKFSIHLQSTVMDFFDTLNEPTR, from the coding sequence ATGCTCCTGAACCTCCTACTTCAAGTCACTGACAGCACTGCTGTAGCAGCTCCGGTTGAAATCAATTACTTCTCATTATTACTCAAAGGTGGATTCGTAGTATATCCAATTTTGGTCTTATTACTCATCACCATTTATCTGGGATTTGAAAGATACTTCTTTATCAAGAGTGCTTCGCAAATGGATTCCGGATTTATCCGTTCTCTAAAAGATAATCTAGTAAGAGGAGATATCAGAGCGGCATCTGCTTTGGCCAAAGGAACAAACAAACCCATTTCACGTATACTTGAAAAGGGGATTAACCGTATCGGTAAGCCGGTAAAGGATATTGAGAGTGCCATGGAAATTCAATCCAATCTAGAAGTTTCTAAGATGGAGAAGAATATGGGTTACCTGGGATTGATTGCCGGGGTGGCTCCAACTCTTGGTTTCGTGGGTACCATTAGCGGTATCATCCGTATCTTCTATGAGATCTCCACTACAGGTAACTTTACCATTGAGACGATTTCAAACGGTCTATATGAGAAGATGATCGCATCATTCACAGGTTTGATCGTGGGTCTTATAGCTTATGCCCTGTACCATGGAATCAACATGATGATAGATAAGTTCTCTATTCATCTACAAAGTACCGTGATGGATTTCTTTGATACACTAAATGAACCTACACGCTAA
- a CDS encoding ExbD/TolR family protein — MKLKRQRRFHAEVQTASLNDIMFFLLLFFLIVSTLGSPNVIRLMLPKTSESTNEVSKQPITLSITEDKRFFIDRKQINFPDLENAVLEATSGMEEPTVVLRAAESLTIQDLVDVMAIGARLKVRMVLATDVK, encoded by the coding sequence ATGAAACTGAAGAGACAAAGAAGATTTCATGCGGAGGTTCAAACGGCCTCTTTGAATGATATCATGTTCTTCCTGCTCCTGTTCTTTTTGATCGTGTCTACTTTAGGAAGTCCAAATGTCATTCGATTGATGCTGCCCAAAACCTCTGAATCTACAAATGAGGTAAGTAAACAGCCTATCACCTTGTCCATCACAGAGGATAAGAGATTTTTTATAGACAGAAAGCAGATTAATTTCCCTGATCTGGAGAATGCCGTTCTTGAGGCAACCAGTGGGATGGAGGAGCCAACTGTAGTGCTGCGCGCCGCAGAATCTTTAACCATTCAGGATTTGGTGGATGTCATGGCCATAGGTGCCCGACTAAAAGTGAGAATGGTATTAGCAACAGACGTTAAATGA
- the coaD gene encoding pantetheine-phosphate adenylyltransferase, which produces MKRVAFFPGSFDPFTKGHEDIVRRGLKLFDEIIIGIGTNSAKKRYFEIPEIESAIKRAFQDDERVKVVHYDDLTAAVAQQYGARFIIRGLRNTTDFEYENTISQVNRQLVADLETVFLITSPEFAPISSTIVRELHKFGADISSYIP; this is translated from the coding sequence ATGAAAAGGGTAGCATTTTTTCCGGGATCCTTTGATCCTTTTACAAAAGGACATGAGGATATCGTTCGAAGAGGACTTAAGCTCTTTGATGAGATCATTATTGGTATTGGTACAAATTCTGCAAAGAAGAGATACTTCGAAATTCCGGAAATTGAATCCGCTATAAAACGCGCATTTCAGGATGATGAACGTGTAAAAGTGGTTCATTATGATGACTTGACCGCTGCCGTAGCACAGCAATATGGTGCAAGATTCATTATCAGAGGTCTTAGAAATACCACTGATTTTGAATATGAAAACACCATTTCTCAGGTTAACCGTCAGTTAGTAGCAGACCTAGAAACGGTCTTTTTGATCACTTCTCCAGAGTTTGCGCCTATAAGTTCAACGATTGTTCGAGAACTGCATAAATTCGGAGCTGATATCTCATCTTATATTCCTTAA
- a CDS encoding T9SS type A sorting domain-containing protein: MFRIVLLLGLSFPLFAQESAQGLHIDCPAGDGGAFYINQSLGFRISAKPTSKFIPTYHSVPEGVQQNVEEALAIWEQILISKIPIHIHVYWESMHPRTLASAGADKVYKNFKNAPFKETWYPSALAEAIQGENLTGNGADIILRINSEANWAPPTGTGSIFQYDMVSVVLHEVAHGIGFMSSFSEDEATYVRWGIQNIPFIYDKFMRDEQGNEIANPRFYTNDSQNLLHAITEGDVRFAIEKGQYASNGIMLHTEVPFSSGASLSHFSQAQRLDSDDQLMYPSIRPAVRVRFPGQATLAVLYQIGWALNFYEFDRTYSAESPLFSLYPNPASNLIRIETSEEALPYQIINQQGKILTNGQIQKGESEIPLEFLSSGKYYLKIGNTTLPFIKI; this comes from the coding sequence ATGTTTAGAATTGTACTGCTCTTAGGCTTGTCTTTTCCTCTCTTTGCGCAAGAATCCGCTCAGGGTCTTCATATAGATTGTCCAGCTGGCGATGGAGGAGCATTCTATATAAATCAATCTCTTGGCTTTAGAATTTCAGCTAAACCTACCTCTAAATTCATCCCAACCTACCATTCGGTCCCTGAAGGAGTACAGCAAAATGTGGAAGAAGCCTTAGCCATTTGGGAACAAATCCTGATCAGCAAGATTCCCATACATATCCATGTGTATTGGGAAAGTATGCATCCTCGCACTTTGGCTAGTGCAGGTGCAGATAAAGTATATAAGAATTTCAAGAATGCACCTTTCAAAGAAACCTGGTACCCGTCCGCCTTAGCAGAAGCCATACAAGGGGAAAACCTGACAGGAAATGGAGCGGATATTATACTTCGTATTAATTCAGAGGCGAACTGGGCACCACCTACCGGTACAGGAAGCATATTTCAATATGACATGGTTTCAGTTGTTCTACATGAAGTGGCTCACGGAATTGGTTTCATGAGTTCATTCTCAGAAGATGAAGCTACATATGTTAGATGGGGAATCCAAAATATTCCCTTTATCTACGATAAATTCATGCGAGATGAACAGGGTAACGAAATAGCAAACCCCAGATTCTATACTAATGACTCCCAAAACCTCCTACATGCCATTACCGAAGGTGATGTAAGATTCGCCATAGAAAAAGGACAATATGCCTCAAATGGAATCATGCTTCATACCGAAGTTCCCTTCTCTTCAGGCGCAAGTCTTTCACATTTCTCTCAAGCCCAAAGGTTAGATTCAGATGATCAATTGATGTATCCTTCCATCCGACCCGCAGTACGCGTACGATTCCCTGGACAAGCCACCTTGGCAGTCCTTTACCAGATAGGATGGGCCCTGAATTTTTATGAGTTTGATAGAACCTATTCTGCAGAATCACCCCTGTTTTCTCTATATCCTAATCCTGCATCTAATCTAATAAGAATAGAGACCTCTGAAGAAGCCCTTCCCTATCAGATCATTAATCAGCAAGGAAAAATCCTTACAAATGGGCAGATACAAAAAGGGGAATCCGAGATTCCTCTCGAATTCCTCTCTTCAGGAAAATATTATCTAAAAATAGGGAATACTACCCTACCTTTTATCAAAATTTAA
- a CDS encoding SOS response-associated peptidase — translation MCYHVTLLPGNFHNLVDVTGVAPIDPKKGDKLYKPGFHLNGFDHPHLPVILPQGLDMYRWGLIPHWVEDTYKANTLNARNDELFEKVSYRNYWSNRCLVVVSGFFEPHTRMGIASKKQKTESWFIKHKEDPILTLGGIFCGGTVSIITTDASPLLSEIHNDGKRMPLILSNEAIKERWLDPKLGMKDMSRIMDSYPPDEELTAYRTIDGIMNTRLDTNVPEAILPFSGTDSGLLSLFD, via the coding sequence ATGTGTTATCACGTGACCTTACTTCCGGGGAATTTTCATAATCTGGTAGATGTAACCGGGGTAGCTCCTATTGATCCAAAGAAAGGGGACAAGTTGTACAAACCGGGCTTCCATCTGAATGGTTTTGACCATCCTCATCTTCCTGTGATTCTTCCTCAAGGCCTGGATATGTATAGATGGGGATTGATTCCACATTGGGTGGAGGATACCTATAAAGCAAATACCTTAAATGCAAGGAATGACGAATTGTTTGAGAAGGTATCCTACAGGAATTATTGGTCCAATAGGTGCTTGGTGGTAGTTTCAGGTTTCTTTGAGCCACATACCAGAATGGGTATAGCCTCTAAGAAACAAAAAACGGAAAGTTGGTTCATCAAGCATAAAGAAGATCCCATCTTGACTTTAGGTGGAATCTTTTGCGGTGGTACAGTTTCAATCATCACAACGGATGCCAGTCCCTTGCTTTCTGAGATTCATAATGATGGTAAAAGGATGCCACTAATATTGAGTAATGAGGCTATTAAAGAACGATGGTTGGATCCGAAATTAGGCATGAAGGATATGTCTAGGATCATGGATTCCTACCCTCCGGATGAAGAACTAACCGCCTATAGAACCATTGACGGGATTATGAATACTCGTCTGGATACTAATGTCCCTGAAGCTATTTTACCCTTTTCAGGTACAGATTCAGGCCTCCTAAGTTTGTTTGATTGA
- a CDS encoding beta-L-arabinofuranosidase domain-containing protein: MYKIVLGICAFLMVCSKPLQAQDQILDGIGETAMIARYIFNGDTRDWSRNNHHAKVEGGQARFIDDARFKKVIALSGGSYVTLPSETLSDLESISISAWVNIKSKEEGQRLFAFGKDANKQFSAAPTGLKGQDGFHALFTAGSSKPASSTAIELNKWVHVVVVVDITSKTLTTYLDNKALAEVSGIPQELDAVLGQTNTLYIGKSLTGGDPTLNALVHDFRIYRVPLTRRQVAGIYFGANKSQEGAVNVGKPEENLPQFGKEESQLYHKYLVKVSDITVETEVGNLPRLPSHVPAQYSNGLKLDKVRVIWPAPTDNSSVLEPGKYTISGKIAGSDFVPKATVIVKADKKVTPKAKLAAFPLSAVTLEADRHQHDTKFIENRDKFIQGLAKTDPNSFLYMFRHAFGQKQPEGAKPLGVWDSQNTKLRGHATGHYLTAIAQAYASTGYDKNLQANFAGKMDQLVNTLYELSRLSGTPKVQGGEAVADPTKVPMGPGKTEYDSDLTDEGIRTDYWNWGKGYISAYPPDQFIMLEQGAKYGGQKNQVWAPYYTLHKILAGLMDVYEVSGNKKALDVAVGMSEWVHARLAALPQDTLIKMWNTYIAGEYGGMNESMARLFFLTKNEKFLKTAQLFDNIKMFYGDASHSHGLARNVDTFRGLHANQHIPQIVGSIEMYAVSQNPDYYFIAENFWHRTVSDYMYSIGGVAGARNPANAECFIAQPATIYENGFSQGGQNETCATYNMLKLTSSLFMFDQKAEYMDYYERGLYNHILASVAKDSPANTYHVPLRPGSIKQFGNPNMTGFTCCNGTAIESNTKLQNSIYFKSLDNSTLYVNLFIPSTLNWEEKGIKVVQTTSFPKEDQTKLRIEGNGKFDLQVRVPGWAKKGFVVKINGKKQKIKATPGSYAKISRTWKNGDVLEITMPFEFHLDYVMDQPNIASLFYGPVLLAAQETEARKEWRQVTFDAKDLSKNIKGNPETLEFTIDGVQFKPFYESYGRHSVYLDVRLK, encoded by the coding sequence ATGTATAAGATTGTATTGGGTATTTGTGCTTTCTTAATGGTTTGTAGTAAGCCATTGCAAGCACAAGATCAGATTTTAGATGGCATAGGTGAGACGGCTATGATAGCGCGTTATATTTTTAATGGAGATACCAGGGATTGGTCCCGAAATAATCACCATGCAAAGGTAGAAGGGGGACAAGCCCGTTTCATAGATGATGCGAGATTTAAGAAAGTGATAGCCTTATCTGGAGGCTCGTATGTAACTCTTCCTTCTGAAACTTTATCCGACTTAGAATCCATCAGTATTTCTGCCTGGGTGAACATAAAATCCAAAGAAGAAGGACAGCGACTTTTTGCTTTTGGTAAGGATGCCAATAAACAATTTTCTGCAGCTCCTACCGGACTGAAGGGTCAAGATGGTTTCCATGCTTTGTTTACTGCAGGATCCTCAAAACCTGCCAGTTCTACTGCTATTGAATTGAACAAGTGGGTTCATGTAGTGGTGGTGGTTGATATTACTTCAAAAACGTTAACTACTTATCTTGATAATAAAGCCCTAGCTGAAGTTTCAGGTATCCCTCAGGAGCTTGATGCGGTATTAGGTCAAACCAATACCTTATATATTGGTAAATCATTGACTGGAGGAGATCCTACCTTGAATGCTTTAGTGCATGACTTCAGAATTTACAGGGTTCCATTGACTCGTCGTCAAGTAGCAGGTATTTACTTTGGGGCTAATAAGTCTCAGGAAGGAGCTGTAAATGTAGGAAAGCCGGAAGAAAACCTCCCGCAATTTGGGAAAGAGGAGTCTCAACTTTACCATAAATACTTGGTGAAGGTTTCAGATATTACGGTGGAAACGGAGGTAGGTAACTTGCCAAGGCTTCCTTCGCATGTACCTGCCCAATATTCAAATGGCTTGAAACTAGATAAAGTTAGGGTGATTTGGCCTGCGCCAACGGATAACTCCTCTGTACTAGAGCCAGGGAAATACACCATTAGCGGGAAGATTGCAGGTTCTGATTTTGTACCTAAAGCAACGGTAATAGTAAAAGCAGATAAGAAGGTTACTCCAAAAGCAAAATTGGCTGCATTCCCTTTGAGTGCCGTAACCTTAGAAGCCGACCGTCATCAGCACGATACAAAATTTATTGAGAATAGAGATAAATTTATCCAAGGATTAGCTAAAACAGATCCGAACTCCTTCTTATACATGTTCCGTCACGCTTTTGGTCAGAAACAACCTGAAGGGGCAAAGCCATTAGGCGTTTGGGATAGCCAAAATACGAAGTTGCGCGGACATGCTACCGGTCACTACTTGACGGCCATTGCGCAGGCATATGCAAGTACAGGTTATGATAAAAACTTACAAGCGAACTTTGCAGGCAAGATGGATCAGCTGGTAAATACCTTATACGAGTTATCCAGACTTTCAGGTACTCCAAAGGTACAGGGAGGAGAGGCCGTGGCAGATCCAACTAAAGTTCCTATGGGTCCAGGTAAGACGGAATATGATTCAGATCTAACTGACGAAGGTATCCGTACGGATTATTGGAATTGGGGCAAAGGGTATATCAGTGCCTATCCACCGGATCAGTTTATCATGTTAGAGCAGGGTGCGAAATACGGTGGTCAGAAGAATCAAGTTTGGGCTCCGTACTATACATTGCACAAGATCCTTGCCGGTCTAATGGATGTGTATGAAGTGAGTGGCAACAAGAAGGCTTTAGACGTGGCAGTAGGTATGAGCGAATGGGTGCATGCCAGATTAGCGGCTTTGCCTCAAGATACTTTAATCAAGATGTGGAACACCTACATTGCAGGTGAATATGGTGGAATGAACGAGTCCATGGCGCGTTTGTTCTTCTTGACCAAGAATGAGAAGTTCCTTAAAACCGCTCAATTGTTTGACAACATCAAGATGTTCTATGGAGATGCAAGTCATTCTCATGGTTTAGCGAGGAATGTAGATACCTTTAGAGGCTTACATGCTAACCAACATATTCCGCAAATTGTAGGTAGTATAGAGATGTATGCTGTGTCTCAAAATCCCGACTACTATTTCATTGCTGAAAACTTCTGGCATAGAACCGTTAGTGATTACATGTACAGTATAGGTGGTGTAGCAGGTGCCAGAAATCCGGCTAATGCGGAGTGTTTCATTGCTCAACCGGCAACTATCTACGAAAATGGCTTCTCTCAGGGAGGGCAAAACGAGACCTGTGCTACCTATAACATGCTAAAATTGACTTCCAGTCTGTTTATGTTTGATCAGAAGGCAGAATACATGGATTATTACGAGCGCGGTTTGTATAACCATATTTTAGCTTCAGTAGCGAAAGACAGTCCGGCAAATACCTACCACGTGCCTTTAAGACCGGGCTCCATCAAGCAGTTTGGAAATCCGAATATGACTGGATTTACATGTTGTAATGGTACTGCTATTGAAAGTAATACCAAGTTGCAAAACTCGATATATTTTAAAAGCTTAGATAACTCTACGCTTTACGTTAATTTGTTTATACCTTCTACTTTGAATTGGGAAGAAAAAGGAATAAAGGTGGTGCAAACTACAAGTTTTCCTAAAGAAGATCAGACCAAGTTGAGAATAGAAGGCAACGGCAAGTTTGATTTACAAGTGAGGGTGCCTGGTTGGGCGAAAAAGGGCTTTGTGGTTAAGATCAATGGTAAGAAGCAAAAGATCAAAGCTACTCCAGGATCCTATGCTAAGATTAGCAGAACTTGGAAGAACGGAGATGTGCTGGAGATCACCATGCCTTTTGAGTTCCATTTGGATTATGTCATGGACCAACCGAACATCGCAAGCTTATTCTACGGTCCGGTACTGCTAGCAGCTCAGGAGACAGAGGCCAGAAAGGAATGGAGGCAGGTTACCTTTGATGCCAAAGACCTTTCGAAAAACATCAAAGGAAATCCGGAAACCTTAGAATTTACCATAGACGGCGTGCAGTTCAAACCTTTCTATGAAAGTTACGGAAGGCACTCGGTTTACCTAGACGTTCGATTAAAATAA
- a CDS encoding ATP-binding protein, with the protein MRFLISCGLLLFCLCSYANRADSLYHAISSTTDDVQRIKLYRELLEHLMQKEVLDTSTITFYARLGIDQSYKSKFEEHLPYFYNTLGYMFKFSKDYDKAQIMIRKGLEIAQKLDNSTDISRSGYTLGIVYLDQQKVGEAISQIQQNFKHLRQFPDDYYSHANYLLMAYLTLSMDNYQLFQYFYEKASRLYEYGESSKRLIYDFKIRDCLLKGKVEEADEVLEKMLLEFPPQSRNSAIEIPEMYLNVADAYIRQGFYKKGVDLLEQVLSVKHGENDYPIYKCMTLLSRGYIQLEKIDLADKWNKIALSKAPNMILMDHRLMALENDVFIKQARGQYAELRGVLLELGKYKDSVNSAINNKSFLLVSLLQDYDEMEEDFDQVKSLNLEQKELLQRDKRIRILLLVLLGLMVIFTATIYRFYKKLDERKKEIQRKRWELASQAQVLSEANLQKDKLLSLIGHELRSPVAELISILEVKKRINKYESAIDYLDSIYVKSKRVHQTLENILTWSASQLKMQGSATVPIDLGKLVRYTLEFTAESLGEKQLKVNNKVKDVWAMGQEAEMLIVLRNLINNAIKFSPEGGSIHLYSYQESDLLHLVIADEGEGMSESVLSTLFTTIQQSERGTFGEKGTGVGLYICADLMRGIGGDIRARRRPVGGTEMVLIFQAAEH; encoded by the coding sequence ATGAGATTTCTAATTAGTTGTGGATTATTATTATTCTGTTTATGCTCGTATGCGAACCGGGCTGATTCTCTATATCATGCCATATCCTCCACTACAGATGATGTGCAAAGAATTAAACTTTATAGAGAGCTTCTAGAGCATTTAATGCAAAAAGAGGTTCTTGATACTTCCACTATCACCTTTTATGCTCGATTAGGTATTGATCAAAGCTATAAGTCAAAATTTGAAGAACATTTGCCCTATTTCTATAACACACTGGGGTATATGTTCAAGTTTAGTAAGGATTATGATAAGGCACAAATCATGATTCGAAAGGGTTTGGAGATTGCGCAAAAATTAGATAATTCTACAGATATTTCTAGAAGTGGTTACACCTTAGGTATAGTTTATTTAGACCAACAAAAAGTGGGAGAAGCCATCTCTCAGATACAGCAGAATTTTAAGCATTTGAGGCAGTTTCCGGACGACTATTATTCGCATGCCAATTACCTCTTGATGGCGTATCTAACCTTGTCCATGGATAACTACCAGCTTTTCCAATATTTCTATGAAAAAGCCTCAAGGTTATACGAGTATGGAGAGAGTAGTAAGCGTTTGATTTATGATTTTAAGATTAGAGATTGTCTCCTAAAAGGAAAGGTGGAGGAAGCTGATGAGGTATTAGAGAAAATGCTTCTAGAGTTTCCACCCCAAAGTAGAAATAGTGCCATAGAAATTCCTGAAATGTATCTCAATGTAGCTGATGCATATATCCGACAAGGTTTCTATAAAAAGGGGGTGGATTTGTTAGAGCAGGTTTTGAGTGTCAAGCATGGTGAGAATGACTACCCCATTTACAAGTGCATGACTCTATTATCTCGAGGATATATTCAATTAGAGAAAATTGATCTGGCTGATAAGTGGAATAAGATTGCCTTAAGTAAGGCTCCTAATATGATTTTGATGGACCATCGTTTGATGGCTCTTGAAAATGATGTATTTATCAAGCAGGCTAGGGGACAATATGCAGAGTTGAGGGGTGTACTGTTAGAACTAGGGAAATATAAAGACAGTGTAAATTCAGCTATTAACAATAAAAGCTTTTTGCTGGTTTCTCTACTCCAGGATTACGATGAGATGGAGGAAGATTTTGATCAAGTAAAAAGCTTGAATTTAGAACAAAAGGAACTACTTCAGAGGGATAAGCGGATTCGAATTCTTCTATTGGTGTTATTAGGGCTAATGGTCATTTTTACGGCCACAATATATAGATTCTATAAGAAACTAGACGAAAGGAAGAAGGAGATACAAAGAAAGCGCTGGGAGCTAGCTTCACAGGCCCAGGTTTTGAGTGAAGCTAATCTGCAAAAGGACAAGTTATTATCACTGATAGGACATGAACTTCGGAGTCCGGTGGCAGAGCTGATCAGTATTCTGGAAGTGAAAAAGAGGATAAATAAATATGAGTCGGCTATTGATTATTTAGATAGTATATATGTAAAGTCAAAGAGGGTTCACCAGACTTTAGAGAACATTCTGACCTGGTCTGCTTCACAATTAAAGATGCAAGGGTCTGCAACTGTCCCTATAGATTTAGGTAAATTAGTGAGGTACACGCTTGAATTTACAGCTGAGTCATTAGGTGAAAAGCAATTGAAGGTGAATAATAAGGTCAAAGATGTTTGGGCCATGGGGCAGGAAGCTGAAATGCTGATTGTACTTAGAAATTTGATCAACAACGCCATAAAATTCTCTCCAGAGGGAGGAAGTATCCATCTTTACTCTTATCAGGAATCAGATTTACTGCACTTAGTTATAGCTGACGAAGGTGAAGGTATGAGTGAGTCCGTTTTGTCTACCTTGTTCACCACTATACAACAAAGTGAACGGGGTACTTTTGGAGAGAAAGGAACCGGAGTAGGATTGTACATTTGCGCCGACTTGATGCGCGGTATAGGAGGAGATATTAGAGCCAGGCGCAGGCCTGTTGGTGGCACAGAGATGGTGCTAATTTTTCAGGCAGCTGAGCATTGA